GTCCACATGTCCGACCTCTCGTGGGACGAGCCGGGCGAACTGGCGATGGCGAAGTTCAACAAGGGCGATATCGTCAAGGCCAAGGTGCTCGATGTCGATGTCGAGAAAGAGCGCATCAGCCTCGGCGTGAAGCAACTCGAGGAAGACCCCGCCGCCGGCGTGCTCGATCGGGTCCACAAAGGCATGATCGTCACCTGTGTCATCACCGCGGTCCAGACCAACGGGCTCGAAGTGAAGGTGGACGACGTTCTGACCGGCTTCATCCGCCGTGCCGAACTGGCCCGCGACAAAGGCGATCAGCGCCCCGATAAATTCGCCGTCGGCGAAAAGATCGACGCCAAGATCACCGCAGTCGACCGCGCCTCGCGCAAGCTGCAGCTCACGGTCAAGGGCAAGGAGATCGACGAGGACAAGCAGGCGATGGCCGATTTCGGTTCGTCGGATTCGGGTGCCTCGCTCGGCGACATCCTGGGTGCCGCGATCCGTCGCCGCAACCAGCAGGCTCAGGGCGAAAACTGAGACTGACGATCATCGTATCAGAGAAACGCCGTCCTTCGGGGCGGCGTTTTTTTAGTTGGCCGGGCCGATCATATTCGGCACGCAATGGCAGACATTGCCCACCCCGCCACAGATGCAATGGCCGATTCGCAAGCGCCGCCACACTGACTTATACGTGAATGATGACAGATATCACGGCGCGTGACCGTTTTCGGGCGATGAACTCACCATGATCGGCCCGCGCCCCAATCCCCGGATCGACCAGCGGCTCGACCATGCCGCCGCCGCCTGCACCCGGCGCGGCACCCAGTTCACCGCCCAGCGCCGCGCCGTGTTCGGCCTGATCCTCGAAGCGAACAAGCCGGTCACCGCCTACGAATTACTCGACCGGTTCCGCGCCACCCACAAGGCCGCGACCCCCGCCACCATCTACCGCGCCCTCGAATTCCTGCTCGCGAACGATCTGATCCACAAGGTCGAAAGCCTCAGCGCCTTCATCCCCTGCATCGAGGCCGATCATCACGACCACGCCGCCCAGTTCTATATCTGCCGTCGCTGCGGCGCGGTCGCCGAGCGGGACGATCACGCCGTGGTCCACGCCCTCGAAGCCGCCGCCAGCGCACTCGGCTTCAAACCGGAATCGATCATCGTCGAAGTCACCGGCCTGTGCGCCATTTGCGCCGCGGCCTGACCCGCGCCGCCTGATCAGGCCCTCACGGACCCGACCACCCCGAACCGCAGCCCCGACCGGCCGAGCGCATAAGCCACCGCCCCGAACCCGCCGACGAAAAACCCGACCGGCCAGTTGGTGACATAGGAAAGCGCAATCGCCGCCCACCCGATGATCAGCGACAGCATCACCGAAAGCCCAAGCGCAAGTCCCGGCCGATCGGTCAGGTTCCGCGCCGCCGAAGCCGGCCCCACCATCAGGCTGAACACCAGCAGCGCCCCCACCACCGGCAGCGCCACCGCCGAGGCCATCGCGAGAATGATCAGAAACGCGAGATCGAGCCGTCCCGGTGCCGCCCCGCGCGCCTGCGCCAGCTCCCGCGAGACCGAGCCGAGCAGCAACGGGCGGAATAGCAGCACGATCGCCCCGGCGGCCAGCGCACAGACCACGGCGATCGGCGCGATATCCCGTGCCCCGATCCCCAGGATCTGCCCGAACAGCAGGCCATAGACCTCCTGCGAATATTCCGCGGTCTGGCTGAGAAACAGCGTCCCCAGCCCCAGCAGCAACACCAGCGTCAGCGCCGTCGCCACTTCCGGCCGGCCACGCCTGCTGAGCGCATCGATCCCGATCACCCCGAGCAGGGCGAATATCACCAGCCCCGCGATCTCGTTGATCCCGAGCCACGCCGCCGCCGCCGCACCCGGAAACGTGCTCAGCGGCAGCGCATGCGCCGCAAAGGACG
This sequence is a window from Acidiphilium acidophilum. Protein-coding genes within it:
- a CDS encoding Fur family transcriptional regulator, with product MIGPRPNPRIDQRLDHAAAACTRRGTQFTAQRRAVFGLILEANKPVTAYELLDRFRATHKAATPATIYRALEFLLANDLIHKVESLSAFIPCIEADHHDHAAQFYICRRCGAVAERDDHAVVHALEAAASALGFKPESIIVEVTGLCAICAAA
- a CDS encoding metal ABC transporter permease, giving the protein MFSSFMVNTWIVASIVAATAGLVGFFVVVRGSSFAAHALPLSTFPGAAAAAWLGINEIAGLVIFALLGVIGIDALSRRGRPEVATALTLVLLLGLGTLFLSQTAEYSQEVYGLLFGQILGIGARDIAPIAVVCALAAGAIVLLFRPLLLGSVSRELAQARGAAPGRLDLAFLIILAMASAVALPVVGALLVFSLMVGPASAARNLTDRPGLALGLSVMLSLIIGWAAIALSYVTNWPVGFFVGGFGAVAYALGRSGLRFGVVGSVRA